The following proteins are encoded in a genomic region of Spirosoma sp. SC4-14:
- a CDS encoding DegT/DnrJ/EryC1/StrS family aminotransferase: MNTNQMEQLAIRGGEKTVKATFPWPIYDETEVEAVANVVRSGQWGNPDCADLVARFEEQFAAYCGSKYAITCVNGSVSLRMALMACGLRPGDEVIVPPYTFIATASVVLEINCVPVFVDIDPQTYNLDPSKIEAAITSRTKAIVPVHFAGLACDMDAILDIARRYNLRVIEDAAHAHGAEYNGRKLGTFGDAGSFSFQSSKNLTSGEGGIVITDSDELYETINSLRNVGRLPHGQWYDHFNPGCNYRITQLQAVLLSEQLKRLDEQTRVRDENGLYLNSLLATIAGVVPLSRGDVAMRHCYHLYIFKYDKAAFANLPRKTFVEMLSAEGVPCSAGYPHPLYKQPVFQQKNFMCYAIPDSVDYTQVSCPEAERACAHEAVWIFQHAMLGTKADIESFAQAIRKIQLAVARE; this comes from the coding sequence ATGAACACGAATCAAATGGAGCAACTGGCCATTCGGGGTGGTGAAAAAACAGTAAAGGCGACATTTCCCTGGCCTATCTACGATGAAACCGAAGTAGAAGCTGTCGCCAATGTAGTACGAAGCGGTCAGTGGGGCAATCCCGATTGTGCCGATCTGGTTGCTCGTTTTGAGGAGCAGTTTGCAGCTTATTGTGGAAGCAAATATGCCATTACCTGTGTCAATGGCTCGGTATCGTTGCGGATGGCTCTGATGGCCTGTGGATTGCGCCCCGGCGATGAGGTAATTGTGCCACCCTATACGTTTATTGCTACGGCTTCGGTTGTGCTGGAAATCAATTGTGTGCCCGTTTTTGTAGACATCGATCCGCAAACCTATAATCTCGATCCATCGAAAATAGAAGCCGCCATCACGAGCCGAACTAAAGCAATTGTTCCGGTGCATTTTGCCGGACTGGCCTGCGACATGGACGCTATTCTGGACATTGCCCGTCGGTATAACCTGCGGGTTATTGAAGATGCCGCTCATGCGCATGGGGCCGAATACAACGGCCGGAAATTGGGTACGTTTGGCGATGCGGGTAGTTTTAGTTTTCAGTCGTCGAAGAACCTGACCAGTGGCGAAGGTGGAATCGTGATAACGGACAGCGACGAGCTCTACGAAACGATTAACTCGCTTCGGAATGTGGGCCGGTTGCCGCATGGCCAATGGTACGATCATTTTAATCCCGGCTGTAATTATCGCATTACCCAGCTCCAGGCGGTCTTATTGTCGGAGCAGTTGAAACGGCTCGATGAGCAGACCCGCGTTCGTGACGAAAATGGCTTATATCTAAATAGTTTGCTGGCTACGATTGCTGGCGTGGTTCCATTGAGTCGTGGTGATGTTGCCATGCGGCATTGTTATCACCTGTACATTTTCAAATACGACAAAGCAGCGTTTGCGAATCTGCCCAGGAAAACGTTTGTCGAGATGTTGTCGGCCGAAGGCGTGCCCTGTTCGGCTGGGTATCCGCATCCGCTATATAAGCAGCCCGTGTTTCAGCAGAAAAACTTTATGTGCTATGCCATTCCCGACTCAGTCGATTACACACAGGTAAGCTGCCCCGAAGCCGAACGGGCCTGTGCCCACGAAGCTGTCTGGATTTTTCAGCACGCCATGCTCGGAACAAAAGCCGATATAGAGTCCTTTGCGCAGGCTATCCGTAAAATTCAGCTAGCAGTTGCCCGTGAATGA
- a CDS encoding GntR family transcriptional regulator — protein sequence MKADSLANKVYSEIRRKILSNQLVAGTRLKEDLWAKKMEVNRIAVREALTRLQGEQLVVFGEKGGYFVKSLTASDIREMREIREILELGAIRLAIQKIDDQQITKLEAICDDFSAMVERGYLSGALEADMKFHETLIDSAGNSKLMDIYQISNIPLFHQKIGKTQMHMDDYEQTDMEHRQLVKALKNKDLQLAQDTLTKHLIRGEVSSIDID from the coding sequence ATGAAAGCTGATTCGTTAGCCAACAAAGTATATAGCGAGATAAGACGTAAGATTCTATCGAACCAGTTAGTGGCTGGAACCCGGCTAAAAGAAGACCTGTGGGCCAAAAAAATGGAGGTTAACCGAATTGCCGTTCGCGAGGCCCTAACCCGATTGCAGGGAGAACAACTGGTGGTTTTTGGCGAGAAAGGCGGCTATTTCGTAAAATCACTAACTGCCAGCGACATACGGGAAATGCGGGAAATTCGGGAAATCCTTGAATTGGGCGCTATCCGGCTGGCTATCCAGAAAATTGACGATCAACAGATTACTAAACTCGAAGCCATCTGCGACGACTTTTCAGCAATGGTCGAGCGGGGGTATCTGAGTGGTGCCCTGGAAGCAGACATGAAATTCCATGAAACCCTGATCGATTCGGCTGGTAACAGCAAACTGATGGATATTTACCAGATCAGCAACATTCCGCTATTTCATCAGAAAATTGGCAAAACGCAGATGCACATGGACGACTACGAACAAACCGACATGGAACACCGCCAACTTGTTAAAGCCCTAAAGAATAAAGACTTACAACTAGCACAGGACACTTTAACCAAACACCTGATCCGGGGTGAAGTGTCATCCATCGATATTGACTGA
- a CDS encoding ROK family protein, which yields MTIGVDLGGTNVRAGLVHEGSILQQKSGLLYQKESLSSTLSQLIELIRPLAESTVSSIGIGVPSVVDVDRGIVYNVANIPSWKEVALRDILEEEFAVPVYVNNDVNCFTLGEHRFGLARAYHSVVGMSIGTGLGSGIIIDNKLIVGSNCGAGEIGLLPYRDKNLEYYASAEFFEAVHGTTALEASQAAQRGDGYALTLWREFGFHLGCAIKAVLYAYDPEVIVLGGSISKAYPFFKGAMIESMQDFAYPVTLQRLKIFQSQREGIAMLGAAALVD from the coding sequence ATGACTATTGGGGTCGACTTAGGAGGAACCAATGTACGAGCGGGCCTTGTACATGAGGGCTCTATTCTCCAGCAAAAAAGCGGCTTGTTATATCAGAAAGAATCGCTTTCATCAACTTTATCTCAACTCATTGAACTGATCCGGCCTCTAGCCGAATCAACTGTTAGCAGCATTGGTATTGGTGTTCCATCGGTAGTGGATGTTGACCGGGGTATTGTTTACAACGTTGCCAATATTCCGTCGTGGAAAGAAGTCGCCCTACGCGATATTCTGGAAGAAGAATTTGCGGTACCCGTTTATGTCAATAACGATGTCAATTGTTTCACCCTGGGCGAACATCGATTTGGGCTGGCCAGAGCCTATCATTCGGTAGTAGGCATGTCGATAGGCACGGGGCTGGGTTCGGGTATTATTATCGACAATAAACTAATTGTGGGCAGCAACTGCGGGGCCGGAGAGATTGGTTTGCTCCCCTACCGCGATAAAAACCTTGAATATTATGCTTCGGCTGAGTTTTTCGAAGCTGTCCACGGCACTACGGCGCTGGAAGCCAGTCAGGCAGCCCAGCGGGGCGACGGATATGCGTTAACGCTCTGGCGAGAGTTTGGTTTTCATCTGGGCTGTGCCATAAAAGCCGTTCTGTATGCCTACGACCCCGAAGTAATTGTGTTAGGCGGCTCAATCTCGAAGGCCTATCCATTCTTTAAAGGTGCCATGATTGAGAGCATGCAGGATTTTGCGTATCCAGTAACGCTCCAACGACTAAAGATTTTCCAGTCACAGCGGGAAGGAATCGCCATGCTGGGAGCAGCCGCCCTCGTTGATTAA
- a CDS encoding lactate permease LctP family transporter, with translation MVWKQVTDPFNNIILSVLIAAVPILFIFWALIIRKMKGYQASLIATGIAAVIAILVYGMPVKLAMLSVAHGAIYGLFPICWLVIMAVFLFNLTVRSGQFEIIKHFMASITADRRLQALLIAFSFGSFLEGTAGFGAPVAITAAMLVGLGFNPLYASGICLIANTAPVAFGSIGIPITVASQVSGIPELPISQMVGRTLPILSLMLPFYLVTIVAGFKKAREVGPAVLVSGLTFAFLQYFSSNFLGPSLPDVIAGLGSIISLMIFLRFWKPKTIWRFEDEPAATLPSVTAYSAGQLIRAWSPFLVLTIMIIAWGLQPIKDALNSVGMLQFEFPGLHNAIQGEDGGLLPKVFKVNYLTAAGTAILIAALLAIPLAGLTYRKGLSVFGATLTQLKFPILTVAAVLGFAYIANDSGITLTLARVLANTGTWFPFFAPVLGWLGVFITGSDTSANALFSKLQFATAQTIGVDPVVTVAANVSGGVVGKMISPQSIAVAAAAGDLVGREAELFRFTVKHSFIMLLFICFLTLAQAYVIKWIIPIYELLTVKSSVTTPNLTTGYVYLLILAILLVSIAIAILRHARRNQQIAEFE, from the coding sequence ATGGTCTGGAAACAGGTAACAGATCCCTTTAACAATATTATACTATCGGTACTGATTGCAGCGGTGCCCATTCTGTTCATTTTCTGGGCGCTGATTATCCGGAAGATGAAAGGCTATCAGGCCAGTCTGATTGCAACAGGAATTGCTGCCGTTATTGCTATACTGGTCTATGGGATGCCCGTAAAACTGGCGATGCTATCCGTTGCACATGGAGCCATTTATGGCTTGTTCCCAATTTGCTGGCTGGTTATTATGGCCGTATTTCTCTTTAACCTGACCGTCAGGAGCGGTCAGTTTGAGATTATCAAGCACTTTATGGCCTCCATCACGGCCGACCGGCGGTTGCAGGCGTTGTTGATCGCCTTTTCATTTGGTTCGTTTCTGGAAGGAACGGCCGGGTTTGGCGCACCGGTGGCCATTACGGCGGCCATGCTGGTTGGGCTTGGCTTCAATCCGCTCTATGCGTCCGGAATTTGTTTAATTGCCAATACAGCTCCGGTGGCGTTTGGCTCTATTGGTATTCCCATTACGGTGGCTTCGCAGGTGTCGGGGATTCCCGAACTTCCCATTTCGCAGATGGTAGGTCGAACCTTGCCGATTTTGTCGCTCATGCTGCCGTTTTATCTGGTTACGATTGTTGCCGGATTTAAAAAAGCGCGTGAGGTTGGCCCGGCGGTTCTGGTATCAGGACTTACGTTTGCTTTTCTCCAGTATTTTTCGTCGAATTTTCTGGGGCCGTCCCTGCCCGATGTCATTGCGGGTCTGGGCTCAATTATCAGTCTGATGATTTTTCTCCGGTTCTGGAAACCCAAAACAATCTGGCGATTTGAGGACGAACCAGCGGCTACCCTCCCTTCTGTTACGGCCTATTCGGCTGGACAGCTTATTCGGGCATGGTCGCCCTTTCTGGTGCTGACGATCATGATTATTGCCTGGGGGTTACAGCCCATCAAAGATGCCTTGAATTCGGTCGGAATGCTTCAGTTTGAGTTTCCGGGGCTGCATAATGCAATTCAGGGAGAAGATGGCGGACTGCTTCCCAAGGTTTTTAAGGTCAATTATCTGACGGCTGCCGGAACGGCTATTCTGATTGCTGCCTTGCTGGCTATTCCGTTGGCAGGCCTGACGTATCGGAAGGGGCTTTCGGTATTTGGGGCTACGCTAACTCAGTTGAAGTTTCCGATTTTGACCGTTGCGGCCGTATTAGGGTTTGCCTATATCGCCAATGATTCGGGCATTACGCTGACGCTGGCGCGGGTATTAGCCAATACGGGTACATGGTTCCCCTTCTTTGCCCCCGTATTAGGCTGGCTGGGCGTGTTCATTACGGGTTCCGACACCTCGGCAAATGCGCTGTTCAGTAAACTTCAGTTTGCTACCGCCCAAACAATCGGTGTCGACCCGGTGGTGACGGTGGCGGCCAATGTCTCGGGGGGCGTTGTTGGGAAAATGATTTCTCCCCAGTCCATTGCGGTGGCCGCAGCGGCCGGCGACTTGGTTGGCCGCGAGGCCGAGCTGTTCCGCTTTACCGTTAAGCATAGCTTTATTATGCTGCTGTTTATCTGTTTTCTGACATTGGCACAGGCCTACGTCATTAAATGGATTATTCCGATCTATGAACTGCTGACGGTCAAAAGTTCGGTAACCACTCCCAACTTAACTACGGGCTACGTCTATCTGCTTATTCTCGCCATTTTGCTGGTGTCAATCGCCATTGCTATCCTGCGCCATGCCCGCCGGAATCAGCAAATAGCTGAATTTGAATGA
- a CDS encoding sugar MFS transporter encodes MKRNTLIVILILIIFFVISFLTNILGPIIPDLVDSFQLSIGLAGFLPFAFFVAYSASIPSGLLVEKYQEKRVLLGAFVLAFLGALLFALVPKFSVALVSLFSIGVGMAMLQVVINPLLRVTGGEEHFAFNSVLAQLFSGAASFISPFLYSYLVQNLHTANTTFPLSVLNNLVPLHLEWVSLYWVFAVVTLLMIAVVALIRFPAVELKEDEKIEVGGTLTELLRNKTVLLFFAGIFAYVGTEQGIANWISKFLQLYHGVDPTTTGAEVVAYFWGLMTIGCVLGLVLLKLADSRKVLMIFTLGAILALLIGLFGTKEMALYAFPATGFFASVMWSIVFSLALNSVPEHHGTFSGILCTGIVGGALWPLVIGGLAELVGLRLAMLAILITLGYIFSIGIWARPLITNATINLKSERAKEQKSERADRSAGR; translated from the coding sequence ATGAAGCGAAATACCCTGATCGTTATTCTGATCCTGATCATTTTTTTCGTCATTTCCTTCCTGACCAATATTCTGGGGCCTATCATCCCCGATCTCGTCGACAGTTTTCAACTGAGCATCGGGCTGGCAGGTTTTTTACCTTTTGCCTTTTTTGTGGCCTATAGTGCATCCATTCCGTCGGGATTGCTGGTCGAGAAATATCAGGAAAAACGCGTATTGCTGGGTGCCTTTGTGCTGGCTTTTCTTGGTGCCTTGCTGTTTGCACTGGTACCCAAATTTTCGGTGGCGCTGGTTTCGCTGTTTTCCATTGGGGTTGGTATGGCCATGTTGCAGGTAGTGATCAATCCGCTATTGCGCGTTACGGGTGGCGAAGAACATTTTGCATTTAACTCCGTACTGGCGCAACTTTTCTCGGGAGCCGCTTCGTTTATTAGCCCATTCCTCTACAGTTATTTGGTCCAGAATCTACACACAGCCAATACGACTTTCCCACTATCCGTCCTAAACAACCTGGTTCCGCTTCATCTCGAATGGGTGTCGCTCTATTGGGTGTTTGCCGTCGTCACGCTGCTGATGATTGCGGTGGTTGCCCTGATCAGATTTCCGGCCGTCGAATTGAAAGAAGACGAAAAAATAGAAGTGGGCGGAACGCTTACCGAACTTCTCCGCAACAAAACCGTACTTCTGTTTTTTGCCGGAATTTTCGCCTATGTCGGCACTGAACAGGGCATTGCCAACTGGATTTCCAAATTTCTTCAGTTGTATCATGGCGTCGATCCAACCACTACTGGTGCCGAAGTAGTCGCTTATTTTTGGGGGCTTATGACCATTGGCTGCGTTCTGGGACTGGTTTTGCTCAAACTGGCCGATAGCCGGAAGGTGCTCATGATCTTCACGCTGGGAGCAATTCTTGCGTTACTTATTGGGCTGTTCGGCACCAAAGAGATGGCCTTATATGCGTTTCCGGCAACGGGTTTCTTTGCGTCCGTCATGTGGTCGATTGTTTTCTCACTCGCGCTCAATTCAGTACCCGAACACCATGGTACATTTTCCGGAATCTTGTGTACGGGCATTGTCGGTGGGGCTTTGTGGCCACTCGTTATTGGGGGCCTTGCCGAACTGGTTGGTCTTCGTCTGGCAATGCTTGCAATTTTGATTACATTAGGCTATATTTTCAGTATCGGCATCTGGGCCCGACCACTGATCACAAACGCAACCATAAACTTAAAGAGTGAAAGAGCGAAAGAGCAAAAGAGCGAAAGAGCGGACCGCTCCGCTGGGCGGTGA
- a CDS encoding DNA-binding transcriptional regulator yields MHKIILLIDFSEDYSKSLMKGITKYSREYGPWVFCRMPLFHRETMGIDGILNWAIEWEADGIIGQLYNDESIEKIVKAGIPLIAQDFKERFTEIPNITGDHRETGAMGADYFLKKGFQNFAFYGFSDIVWSRERAEGFDERVTRSGYQVHYFENRNARANESELWYYKPSSLSQWLLSLPKPVAIMACDDRLGQHITEACRHSGIRIPDEVAVLGVDNDEMLCELSDPPLSSIAQDAEKGGYDAARLLDRMIRKETDSFYDIIVKPTQVITRQSTDIYATHDDYIASSLKYIHQNIDKNLQVDEVVKQVPLSRRSLEMRFQNVIGYPIYKYIQNLRIEKFSKKLLETDQTVFEIAMDLGFNDSKNISRQFRQVKGCTPLEYRNRYLAGK; encoded by the coding sequence ATGCACAAGATAATTCTGTTGATCGATTTTTCGGAAGACTACAGCAAGAGTCTAATGAAAGGGATTACCAAATATTCGCGGGAATATGGCCCGTGGGTATTCTGTCGAATGCCGCTTTTCCATCGCGAAACGATGGGTATCGATGGCATTCTGAACTGGGCCATCGAGTGGGAAGCCGACGGTATTATTGGGCAGCTTTATAATGACGAAAGCATCGAAAAAATCGTTAAGGCAGGCATTCCGCTCATTGCACAGGATTTTAAGGAGCGTTTTACTGAAATACCGAACATTACGGGCGATCACCGCGAAACCGGTGCTATGGGTGCCGACTATTTCCTGAAAAAAGGCTTCCAGAATTTTGCCTTTTATGGCTTTAGCGACATTGTCTGGTCGCGGGAGCGAGCCGAAGGGTTCGATGAACGAGTTACTCGCTCTGGGTATCAGGTCCATTATTTTGAGAACCGTAACGCTCGCGCCAACGAATCCGAATTGTGGTATTACAAACCCAGTTCTTTAAGTCAATGGCTACTTTCGCTCCCCAAACCAGTGGCGATTATGGCCTGCGACGACCGGCTGGGCCAGCATATTACTGAAGCGTGTCGACATTCGGGAATTCGCATTCCCGACGAAGTAGCCGTGCTGGGCGTCGACAACGACGAAATGCTCTGCGAACTCTCGGACCCTCCGCTATCCAGCATTGCTCAGGATGCTGAGAAGGGCGGCTACGATGCCGCCCGGCTGCTCGACCGCATGATTCGGAAAGAAACGGATAGTTTTTACGACATTATCGTTAAACCAACCCAGGTCATTACCCGGCAGTCGACGGACATCTATGCAACTCATGACGACTACATTGCGTCGTCGCTGAAATACATTCACCAGAATATCGACAAGAATTTACAGGTAGACGAAGTCGTTAAGCAGGTACCTTTGTCACGTCGGTCGCTGGAGATGCGGTTCCAGAACGTTATTGGCTACCCTATCTACAAATACATCCAGAATCTTCGAATCGAGAAGTTCTCTAAAAAACTGCTGGAAACCGACCAGACTGTTTTTGAGATTGCCATGGATCTGGGTTTCAATGATAGCAAGAATATCTCCAGGCAATTTCGGCAGGTAAAAGGCTGTACGCCCCTGGAATACCGCAACCGGTATCTGGCCGGAAAATAG